The genomic window acagagttatctccctgtagtgttaggtaccaccttaagctttCATTTGTTACTATATTTACCCAAAACATTTTACGTATTTCCCAAGTCACAACTATGCgaaggaactattttgtttaaaatatgttctTATATCATGTAAGTTCTTTCTGTCCGGGCCcgaatgaatgattttttttatccaacattTTTTACAAACACTATTAAGGAAACTAAATGAATAAACCACCAATACGAAAAGTACCAATTTGAAAGtgattttcatttgtttattgaGACATTGCTTCAtacgtagttttttttttttatgtttgttatcatttaaaatattgcaaTGCTTAAAAAACCCAACAGTGTAAcataatttttatgatttatattgaagctgcagtggcggatccagggggggggggggggggttccgggggtgcgcaccccccccctttatttttgccgatcaatgcatttgtatcgggacatatgttttgcaccccctgcaccccccctttgccctgggttagcacccccccccccctttcgaaaattcctgcatccgcccctgagcTGGTCATTAGTTGTTATGTAGGTGTACCCTTTCAGAAATTTATAAGTGCAATCCTAATTCCAAGGACTGTATTATTTAATTCAATGAGTCATGTTGCATAAAACCAGTTCTACAAATactttcttattatatttttttttacagaatcaTATATTTACTATACTCTATTGTAATTCTGAATAAAGCAATATTACAAAATTGTTCACAAGAAGAAAGACAACTGTGTTTTTCTTACGTTACGtcactaaattataaccctgatTAACCCATTTTCTCTTTTGATCAAATTAAAGTTATTAGTAACAAATGAATCAGATACAGTTTTAGGATGCTGACACACAATTTGCTAAAAAGGCCATGTCATTGTTCTTCTGTACATTTTGTAATAGGAGAACGGTACTACAGTTTGCGAACTACAATATTTTCCTAACAATCCCTTTACAATTTATAATACACCACACCATAGTTCATGGAAgagtttaattttcattaatatgttttatatgtttgcaTCAGCATAAGAAAAGGCTAACATTCAGGAATATGTAATGGAACGACCTTTTAACTTCAAAGGAAAAAGGGGGAGAGGGAtgcttttttccaaaaaaaaaaattctgatccccaatttcataaaaaaaaaaatctggttcaagcagatgacaaaaaaacatattaattattttgaatccAGATTTATCTACACACGTTATAGTAATAAAAGTTTTTTGATAGATAGCGTccaaaaataatttctgattcagaaaaaaaccaacattacCCCCACCCCACCCCTCTTTTGAAGTTAAATTGCTGTTACCTTATTGCTACCTTAGGAGACTGTTTCCtgtaaaacaaaaccaaaatatcaaaaaaggaCTTCCTAGGCCGGACATAACAATTTACGTTTTGATTCATTTTTAAGTCAATTTTATTTGGAATGGGGAAGAGTGAGAAATCTATTTCTTTACAAGTACCACACgtcttttttaatgaatttactAAAGAGGAACTTCCTTGTAGTTTTAAATCAAGAACACTGAAGGAGATTATATGCAGTGTCATTgtcatgtaaatataaaatattaggtcaatgtcagcaaaatttaaacttttttgtatgaggctgagaaactggggaagggcgaggttctcccgagcccttccccagtttGGTGTCGAGTAcaaaaaagattatatttttatgacattgatctattattgtttttatactgcaacttaaattaatacagtgatagctttttaaattgaaacacaaatttcaaatttatcttcatcccttaatgaacccccaAATGTGGAAAAAGTGTTCCATTcaatgataaaattgacattGCATAatatatagctgtgttactatatttaggaaattaacacaactagttgcagtataaaaacgaTTATTAAATTGTCTTGTACACCGTTGAAGTACAATTACAGTTATTTGAATTAGAATAAGTCAGAAAATAAATTATGtgtaaaaatgcatgaaattagTTATGCTAAGTCATCTGAACTGAATTTGAATTCCATTCTATCTTAATTTAGATAAGAACATTCAATCataatttaagaaaacaaaacttACAAATTGTATCCCGGCAgataaaatagaatatatatttatagatcaaTCTAATCAGATTAATTTATAACTgtactttttatatgttttttttaatttgtaatgcagcaaattttatttttcaaataatcacTAGACCAAATAAATATATAGAGTAACTGTATGGAAACAcatttacagccgattgcattgagtgtgtaggtaaaggtaatatctttggttatgttgcttgctagctgaaccgtgaagtcattataaggttaggtaaactatcctcctttaagagtagactagtccgacaggtAACCAATCTATCTGgttgtaggactaggctacttcgaaggagggtagtttacctcaCCTAATAACGACTTAACAGTTCAGCTTGCaggcaagctaaccaaagatattacctttacccaCACACTCAATGAACTCGGGTGTAAAGGTCACATTGTAGCGCAATCCTATCAATCAGGTTAAGATAAAAGTTTGTTTATGCaggaaaatatcaaaaaaatgtttagtTTCTTAAAAATGTATCAGTTTACCAATTACTCCTCTGAAGAAATAGGTCCAGATTACATCCagactttcatatttttttcatatttttttttaatataacataATTAAATAAGCAAACCTTTTTTTCCATTATCTGAATTAATAGGATAACATCACAAAATAGACAGATGCTTATAAACCACaccaactaacgacaaccactgaatatcagcttcctgacttaggacaggtgtaaaCAAGTGCAGCTGGTTTCAAACCTTTAcgcttatctgaaacaatagtgtaacatcacagcaTAGAGAAACACACTATAAGTATATATACCAAGTATATTTTgtctctatttttctttttaagcaaCACCATGCCCAGGTCCAGGGGATGTTGTGTTCGCCATAGACGGATCAGAAAGTATACACAGAGAAGATTTCACGAAAGTGATTAATTTCACACTTGATATTACCGAATCCTTTGAGTTTGGCTCAAACAAAGTCCGAGTTGGCGCATTGGTATATAGTACTGCTATCCCAGATTATTTCAAGCCATCTGAAAATTCTGGGGTCGTAAAAAGTAGAATATCGAGTTTCAAACACCCTAGAAATAGCTCCAGGACAGACCTTGCCCTTGCTTATCTGAGACAGAATCTTCTCAGAACTTCACGTACTCGAGTAGGTGTTATTATCACGGATGGAGAATCGAAAAACCCAATTGAAACAAAAGCAGAAGCTGTAAAAGCAAGACAGGATATGATAACTCTTATTGCAATAGGAATTAACATCAGACCGAGTGACCAACATGAAATTGATGCAATAGCAGGAAACAAAACCTGGGTAAAGAATGTTGATAATTACAGTCAACTGGCAAACAAGACGGTTCTTGATGAGATAGCAGAATTAATTTGCAAAGGTGAGCTTTTGAAAAAATACTCTCTAACTTTAATgttataatttacatttttatgtgATAGAAAATTAATTAATAATAAGTTGTCTAATGATATCGTCTTTTTGACTTTTTGAGATTTACAATTAGAAGGTTATATGAAGAAGAAGACAAATGGGCTTACAAGGAGCATATAatgcataatataatatcattataatattatgTTTACcaatacaataaataataatactgagtacatagttacaaacacaaataagaaacatcagttttcatatatttgtatatatctaGGAGTATATATAAAACGTTCGTCTCAGGCACACCTctagaaagtaacaaaaaagaatTTTGTGAGAAGGCTAAATATATCTAGCTTAACTGCAGGAGGCACCAAGGGACGCTGCTATATGGCATGGTGGgtgcatattaaaatgtgtatcgGGACATTAATGAGATGGTAAGATATTGTAAGAAGTTGCACATAACTCGTATGGCATCCTCATGCCTAGTGCAGAGGAGTCAGAAACCTCTATGTTGTATTAGTATCTATTTCTTATTTTCTACTGAAAAATGTAAACTGTTTGTGTAGTTTCTATTAACTAATTTAATGCTTCATGTTTTAAGCTATGCCAGAGAAGTCCGCACCACCTCCACCGACTGATGGTCCAGAACAAGGTAAGTAGAATTTTCTTCCAATGACActgcatacattttgtacatgatatcttctggtatctttcgcccctcttatagAAACTTTGGATAGCAAATTTTGACTAAATCTACAAATAATATGACACAATACGTGCTGAAATAGTTAATCGACCCAAAGAAGTTGTCTTTAAAGGATGATTTTACCATGTTTGCctattatcatgaaaactatAAAAGTCAGCAGAAACTTTTCAAGCCAAAAACGATCATTTAACTCTGAtgatttttacacaaaaaaaattgcCATGGTTGAAGGTGCAGGTGAGCGACATAGACTCATAAGGGCCTCTAGTTAAAAATTGCTCATTTCCCCCCAAAAGGTGAAATCCAAATGTCACTTATTATTTCCAGactgttgcctataattacttttGTATGTGTATGGTAGTTTTAAAGAcgtatgatgatgatgatgatgatgatgggaTTTTTTAACAGTCGGCTCACTAAATCGTAGTAcctaattttcttttcatttattccAGGGTCTCTTCCCCAATTTTGTTTTCACTAATATAATATACACCTTATGTGTTTAATTTTAGTTGTCAAATTGTTTTGACGTTTTTCGAAACGTGTACCAAATCATGTCATGAATGCCTACAATGTGTCAGTTCTGCAATTGATTTTAGCAAAAccagtaaaattttacaaaataaagaaaaattatctattttgaacaaaaaaatcaatgaatgACCTCAACCAAATTGAACATGATATTTTGATTCCACTGACTGCGAAACATTAATCCCCCTCCACTTTCATTATTTCAGTTTATAATagtattttaaatagtttactttatatatcaatattttatgttTCGATTAGTGTATTGGTTAAATAAACAGTGTGATGTAGTAAAAACTAATACGACTTCAAACGTACAACTCGTTaccgaaaaaaaacatttactttgtTTGAACGAAGAATTTAATATTAGAAAAATGCATATTTCTTTTTTCGTTACGGTATAAAAAGCAGATTTGCGACAATCTTAAAACTATAGTGCAAAAATGCTATATGCGTCCTTTCGTTCAATTGTATGTAAtaataattattcttttttttttttttttttttttttttatgtcaaacgtcttttgattggctgagAGTTTTTTGTCTTTCAGCTCACATACATCATTTTGTCATGTGATCGCGACGTCATCaacgtgttttttttcttcatgttacTCCATAAAAACGCAATGAAGAATTATATCATATAGGAAAGACTTTAACATTGTCTTTGTGTCTTCGAAATGATCTCATATCATGCTATGTCTCAATAAACGGAGAAATTCATGAAATTATTAgtcattactaaaaaaaaacacatagaaAATTTTAAGTATTCAAAAAGGAAACCTGTCCTGGCAATTAGCAGATTCCTACATTGGTATTGAGAAGCTGAAGATGACAATTCTACTATGCTCTTTTCATTTCAAACTGTGTCTTttgctatatatatttttttctctttgcaGTTATAATTGATCCTTTGTGTGAAGGGTGTATAATAGACAATGGATTCGGATACAACTATTATAAATACGATTGTTCTAAGTTTGTGATGTGTTACCCTAGTGAGGACAGCCATGGGAATAAGATAATGACGTCTGCAGTCAAACAGTGTGCTTTTAGCACCTTTTGGTCTCAGGATGACCTGACCTGCGTTAGAGCGGAAGATACAGAATGTCAATACAGTAAGCAAATTCATAGACTGGTTATCTCCCCTGTAATATACGGATATTTTATTCACCCTCATGGAATAAGAGAGTCCTTTAAGTCGGTATTACTTGACGACAAAATTTGATTTGAATATTAGGCTTTTAGTATCAtgcattttgattttaatttaatttatatcgGATGTTTTACTAAattctaaaacaaaattaatcaaaatatacaCTCACTTTTTATGAAACAATAAACTTGGATTTTACTTATATAACATAATTTTTAATGCATTTGCCAATTTGAAGGCTAAACGAATACCaaactattatattatttcaaCAGGTATATGTAAAGGGAAAACAGACGGGAAAACTTTGCCCTACGTTGGTTGTAGATCGTATTGGAAGTGTCAAGATGGCATCCCTGAACCAATGTGCTGCCCTGCTGGTCAACATTATGATAATAAACAATCTAAATGTGTTGTTGGAATATCATCAGCATGTTACGGTGTAAGTTGTGATGGTGCAGCCAGAGCTTCCCCTCGTAAGAgtaagtacaatgtatatatatatatcacagttTAATTCTTTTAAGTATTTATATCGCTAATTTACATTGGACAAATTCTGCAGTAGACATTAATAATTCCGAAACAATTTTTGATGTTCAAACCAAGAccgtttttgtttatttcattggaAACCTATCTTTTCAAAATAAGACAATCAGTTCTTTATTGGTTAATTTTCAAATATGACATGAAATGCTATTGCTTACCTctaaatttcctattgtgacgtcatgaaaaaaggcgaccatgcctgattgTTTTACATAGAAAGAACACACCTTTTTGCCGATTAATTgaaaaagaataatttaattttaaatgtttaaatcgCCCGGCAAGGTCcgtgttataaattttgaaagtgaAATTTCTCAAGTAGGGAAATATCTTTTTAGCATTCGATGGGTAGGTATacgtagaatctatatatatataaaataagtaaataattaataaatcttGCGCATTAAACCCATCATGTGTTCTGTTTGATATTTAGATGTTTTTTAGATTATGcaataataaattaattgattgctgtttgtttaacatccagtggcaaatgttcCATGCATATACGGCACGAATTCTTACACAAACTACTGAAAGACATATGTAGGAGTTCAGCCTACAGTCTGTTTTAATAGACAGGTCTGGTTTGTCTATATATGACAGACCCCCAACCCCCGCCACCCTACCCGTCCTGAATAAATTACATGGAGACTAGATATTCAACTTCTGACAAGCAAAATAAATGTCTTCTTGTTTCAGAGGCATGCGATTTAagaaaaattttataaattaaacagaaataatTTCACTTTCtgaccagcaaaaataaatgtCTTCTTTTTTCAGATCCAGCATGTGATTATGAGGAAAATTCTAAAGATCCTGCTACATATTACCAAGTACTGAGAGTAAAGGGGTTTGCCGACAGGAAATTCTTACGCAGCTGTGCTCCTGGTACTATTTACAGTGATTTAGACTGTATGTGTGTAATGGATTATGATGAAATTGCCAAAAAGACAGGTAAGATTTGAATGGCGTTCTCaattattttcttctaaaagagggacgaaagatacccgAAAGATACCAAAGCGATACTCaagctcatagatcgaaaataaactgacaacgccatagctaaaaaagaaaaagacaaacggacaaataatagtacataagacacTACATAAGCAATGTTATATGATTTTTGAATAACTAAATTTTATCTaaagatataaaatttatttgtacgagACATAGAAACAGGTTGATTAAGATGACGTTAATTTATGATCTGTTTCTAGGAAAGTATAAATAAAATAGGTATTTTGAGACAATTTATCATGGTTGTTCACTTAAACTGAACAGTTTTAACTTGGAAATAAGAAATGTAAACTTAAATATGAGGAATGTGAACTTGGGAGTGAGGAATATCAACGTGGGCGTGAGGAATGTCAACTTGGGCGTGAGGAGTGTCAAGCTCAGGTTAGAAATGTCAAGTTCGAAGTTTTAGAGGAATGTCAAGTTCGAAACGACCGAGGAATGCCAGATTCGAAGttagaaatgtgaaaatagaagTCGTTCATCTTAAAAATAGAATTCCCTTCCAGTATTATGTAGACGTCCGGTTAGGAGGAAAAGGAGTAGgcccggtaaggaccgattttggcctcaaatttcaggttcatctgacgaaagattttgaccactttttaaacacttaagtgtctatttcatttgattcgattagtttatgtcaaagattttaactgatttagtcattaaaaacgatccgattcaagcctaaatatgaaaaatctaccaaatatgccaaaaaatgtcacttttcagatggtttttgtcaaaaatgaaagtggccgcatccgtgttcatcctcaacctttatatatgttatgcataattataaaatacaacttacatttcaatattaaagatgaacacgaatgcggccactttcattttacacgaaaaccgttcaaaattcaactaaaatgctagaattgtgaagattttagtttttagtaatttagcatgacttaatggtgctagtacccgatatatgtacattgtattatcaaaaacagcccatatttatgtagcagaagcattctactgtccaataaataaataaaagtttacattttaacaattttgtaaaactgctatattttggggccaaaaaggggtctaacTTGACCTTCTCCTTTCTCAAAACGATCCTTGTGTGGAAAATATTTAACTTTCATTATTTGGCATTAACAAATTTGGAATAAAAGTTTTAGGTAGAAAAaaatttaatgacatgacaaATGTATAAATTGTAAGAAAGTTGTTTTTAGATATAATATAGATGCTTTTATTCAACGTACACAGGCATAATTTATGTTAATGCGTACTCGGTCATTGTACAGCATCTGCCAATGATACTTACCAAAAACATGACGTCATGCATGACTATATTTTTCAGCTTGTAGTGCAATGATTACCCAAGGTGCAAATGGTCAGTTCTACTATAAGAAAGACATGAATTTACCATTTGGAAAATCAAACTTAGACTTGACCTCTGAACCAGATGCTATGACCTTCAATTCAAAATCCCATATCAACATATGGCGTCTTGCCAACCATGAATTTATGGACTCATTCGGGGTTGAGATGAATGTGAAACTCACTCCATTTACCGGAAAGAAGGGATCTAAAACTGAACAGATCATGTTAAACTGTCTTCATAGTGACGCAGTACTGGAGGAAGACCAATGCTCGCCTTCTATGTCTCTACAAGTCAGGAAAGAACCTAAGAAGTACACATTCATCGCGCAATTGTTTACACGCACTGATAGAGGAACAGAATATAATAAGACAATCTCCAGCACAGTAGtatgttatcttttttttaacagttacaatttttttttacattataattaTGCAGAATTTTTAATCGATTTATCGATTATATAACTGTTAGATTtgtcaaaaacagtaaaatttcataTTCATAAAAAGGAGATGTGAGTGTATACATAATCCATGGGACGACCACCCAAGGACAAAAATTATTGCGGCAATATATTGCGGGTTACATACCTACGGCACTTTGTAATTATGGCGGATCCAGACTACTCTTCTACATTGTTCTAGACTCATTGCGATTTAGCCTAAGAGCTTAACATCTTGTAAGTTCACTGGTGCATTGTTTATATCTGCATATTGGCCTTTATGTGTGTTTATTGTTgggtttgtttttcattttatgtcATTTATGTAtatactacattttcttttaatcttttttttttgtgtccagaacatgcatgaaatatttgccgctgcacgtaaagcaaccaacaaacAATTTATCAATTCGTAtcttgtatatacatttgtatgcaTGCAAACTACAGTTTTCATCTGAATTATGAATTTATCCAACGTTTCCattttagtcttcctcaagtgGCTACAAAGGATACATTCCTATCACATTTGCATATGATGGTGACAATTTTGCATTGAAGGCCGACAGCAATGAGCAATCTGTACCTTTGTCAGGCAAGTACATTACCATATCCATAGCTGGTgcagttataaaaaaaagatgctGATGATGACGATTTTCATTTTTgatggcatatatatatatatatatatatatatatatatatatatatatatatatatatatatatatataaatgatatattaaaaaaaaattgctatgaaTTATGAACAATTATTTAATgacaagcaaaattatttttaacgatttgtgaaaaaaatccaattcagtaactttttttctaaattaggTTGGATACAGCGAAGACAGACCGGCTTGGTTTTTGGACGTCCAACAATTAGAAATACCTCAGTAGGTTTCTTGGATGGCAGCTTGAAAGaggtaattttatttattattttggttGTAATAAAATAACTAACAAAAGATTGCCAAAGAAATAGCTATTCACCACAAACTACATGGAAAAGATCGTCACAATTTTTATATAGCATCGTACAGCTTTCGATAACGTGagcaatgagcaaagtccataccataTAGTAAGCTTTGAAAGGCCTCGACATGACTAAATGGAAAAcaatccaaataaaaaaaacagcgtGATTTATGTTAATGTTGATGGCTATCAGATTTCTTTGTTGCTTTTTGAAATGATGTTGTTTTTTCGTCAACCACCATATTCACACTTCAATAATAAAGATTGGCTATTAATTGCATgtatattaaatttcatttttaatgaaGCGTGGGTTTTAATAAAAGtgtgcattttttattttacagattaACGTTTACGACTGTATCCCACTATCAATCAAGGACGCACTGACAATAATGTAACCTGCACTGGACTACAGACCACGGACCACGTACACCAGGACAATCCCAACGACATTAAAATATTCGTTCTCATCTGTTTCTCAagaatctacaaaaaaaaactgttttcaaattttagaaatgaCGTAAATTTTTCTTCGTACTCTTAAATGTATGTAATTTTCTATCTTTAATAAACTTCTtgcatattttaaatttgtattgatGTTTGCATATTCATATACCCCAACACTGGATGTTATTGTCAACTCGGTAATAGGAACATGACTGCTACATGTGTATGTATCTGATGTAATGAAATACTTCTGTTTCAAGTTAGGGTGAAGGCAAAACGTTTATaaccgctgcatttgtttgcacatatcagaagtcaggaacctgatgtttagTACTTaatgtttgttgatgtggttcctAACTttaagtgtttctcttttttttttttttttttttttttttatcgattcgTCGTTGGtgtttctgtttgaattgtttacactaGCATTCgaggccctttatagtttgctgtttggtgtaatccaaggctccgtgttgaaggccgtactttgacctaaaattatTTACGTTTTACACATTGTAACTTGAAGTTGTCTAATGACATCATTTTACATTGGAGATGGTGTAACAACACGAAAACAAAATAATCTACAAATTTAGaactacaaaacaataaacgatggcgttgttggtttttttttcttcaagtacAATAAGAAAAAGCTGAAACATGGCACTCTACATCACGTGTATGCTTTCAATGCCCTCTAAGAGATAACTGCAAAGGGGTTAGGAACATCTATGTTGAAATCTTTGTAGAAGGTGAACTAAATGTTTATtatactgtatacatgtataaaattactGAAAATGGAGGTTTTATGTTCAGTGCCAAAGAAGAAGGCAATACTTTACTATAGGTCTTGAAATATAACACTGgtacatacaaaatgtacattagGGAGTTGGTCAATTTAGGAGATTTCGGGAGAATTAttgacaaaatataaagaattgagGAATTACAGAGAATATTGGGCATAACAATAAAGACAAAACAAGCCATAAAGCCTACAGAAAACCATCAAAGTACAAGATGATGTCTAGAAATTATTAATATTATCACAAAGAAACTATATAGAGAGTGACAGATTATTAGTTAGGGTTACATTTAATCTGTCATCGCATACGGTGTTATAGTTAAGTTGAAAGAAAATCAAACCTACCTTATGATTGGCTACCTATGACGGTCCTACACGGTCGGTCCTATATTTGGTGGTGTTttgtttttgtggttttttttttgccgtTTCTGGTCATTACTTGCATATCATTCTATTATTATAATATGTCTGCTTTGAATCTTATACTTTCGGTTTTggaatgcgcatctggtgcagaacaaTTGGTACCATTAATTTAATTCCAGTCTATATctgataataatatataaataaggagatatggtatgtctgacaatgagacaactatcaaccaaagttcaTATGGagtgaatgtaagcaattacCGGTAacacggtacggccttcaacaaataGAAAACCAATACCATGAAGTCGGCTATAAAAtaccccgacatgaaaaatatgaaacaatttaattgagAAGGCTAACGTCCGAATACTTAACAAAAgtatttacgaaaaaaaaaatatgacaaacattAAAAACGACAAAAACTGAACTACAGCCTCTTGACTTATGaagaatgtggcggtgttaatagatataggaagatgtggtgtgagtgccaatgagacaactctccatacaaa from Mytilus galloprovincialis chromosome 5, xbMytGall1.hap1.1, whole genome shotgun sequence includes these protein-coding regions:
- the LOC143075665 gene encoding protein PIF-like, which translates into the protein MMLLFIPVLLVAIVNGAVGATPCPGPGDVVFAIDGSESIHREDFTKVINFTLDITESFEFGSNKVRVGALVYSTAIPDYFKPSENSGVVKSRISSFKHPRNSSRTDLALAYLRQNLLRTSRTRVGVIITDGESKNPIETKAEAVKARQDMITLIAIGINIRPSDQHEIDAIAGNKTWVKNVDNYSQLANKTVLDEIAELICKAMPEKSAPPPPTDGPEQVIIDPLCEGCIIDNGFGYNYYKYDCSKFVMCYPSEDSHGNKIMTSAVKQCAFSTFWSQDDLTCVRAEDTECQYSICKGKTDGKTLPYVGCRSYWKCQDGIPEPMCCPAGQHYDNKQSKCVVGISSACYGVSCDGAARASPRKNPACDYEENSKDPATYYQVLRVKGFADRKFLRSCAPGTIYSDLDCMCVMDYDEIAKKTACSAMITQGANGQFYYKKDMNLPFGKSNLDLTSEPDAMTFNSKSHINIWRLANHEFMDSFGVEMNVKLTPFTGKKGSKTEQIMLNCLHSDAVLEEDQCSPSMSLQVRKEPKKYTFIAQLFTRTDRGTEYNKTISSTVSSSSGYKGYIPITFAYDGDNFALKADSNEQSVPLSGWIQRRQTGLVFGRPTIRNTSVGFLDGSLKEINVYDCIPLSIKDALTIM